The Streptomyces albofaciens JCM 4342 genome has a segment encoding these proteins:
- a CDS encoding alpha-keto acid decarboxylase family protein, whose amino-acid sequence MPDTPSDGPQDTPRVTVAAYLLHRLRELGVEHLFGVPGDYNLGFLDQVADSPEHTWVGTCNELDAAYAADGYARLRGAAALVTTFGVGELSAVNGVAGAYAESVPLVAVTGMPATEVASAGRPVHHTLMDGDYGHFGRMFAEVTVARADLTADNAPAEIDRVLRAMLRQSRPVHLNLPTDVVLARVPAPGEPLVAAEEAADPGLLRDFLASCARMLDGACRVTVLAGHEAERYGLREPLRELLAAAPVRSAVFSSGKGVLDETAAGFAGTYTGGISDKRARSAVEDADCLILVGAPVSDSVTGGFSHHFAPERTIELRPSRAAAGRAVYEGIGMAEAVGGLRGVLRDARLPVPDGYGETVAYPAVAAGAELTQRHLWSAVGSFLPEGSVLVAEQGTAFYGAQEVPLPADARFVGQPLWGSIGYTLPATLGTELAAPGRRSVLVIGDGSLQLTAQELGTMARYGAAPVIVVVNNDGYTVERAIHGATASYNDIAAWDYTALPAAFGAGPGTVAVRVTTPAELADALALAARTPDELVLIEAVLPREDAPELLTALAERFAAQNAYGA is encoded by the coding sequence ATGCCGGACACCCCCTCGGACGGCCCGCAGGACACCCCCCGCGTCACCGTCGCCGCATACCTCCTCCACCGCTTGCGCGAGCTGGGCGTCGAACACCTCTTCGGCGTGCCCGGCGACTACAACCTCGGCTTCCTCGACCAGGTCGCCGACTCCCCGGAGCACACCTGGGTGGGCACCTGCAACGAACTGGACGCCGCCTACGCCGCCGACGGCTACGCCCGGCTGCGCGGCGCCGCGGCCCTCGTCACCACCTTCGGCGTCGGCGAACTGTCGGCCGTCAACGGCGTCGCCGGCGCGTACGCCGAATCGGTGCCGCTCGTCGCCGTCACCGGCATGCCCGCCACCGAGGTCGCCTCGGCGGGCCGCCCGGTGCACCACACCCTGATGGACGGCGACTACGGCCACTTCGGCCGGATGTTCGCCGAAGTCACCGTGGCGCGCGCCGACCTGACCGCGGACAACGCGCCCGCGGAGATCGACCGCGTACTGCGCGCCATGCTCCGGCAGAGCAGGCCGGTCCACCTGAACCTGCCGACGGATGTCGTCCTGGCCCGGGTGCCGGCTCCGGGCGAGCCGTTGGTCGCGGCGGAGGAGGCGGCCGATCCCGGCTTGCTGCGGGACTTCCTCGCGAGCTGCGCGCGGATGCTGGACGGGGCGTGCCGCGTCACCGTATTGGCCGGTCACGAGGCCGAGCGCTACGGGCTGCGCGAACCGCTGCGCGAGCTGCTCGCCGCCGCGCCGGTCCGCTCCGCCGTGTTCTCCAGCGGCAAGGGCGTGCTGGACGAGACCGCCGCCGGGTTCGCCGGCACGTACACCGGCGGGATCAGCGACAAGCGGGCCAGGTCGGCCGTCGAGGACGCGGACTGCCTGATCCTGGTCGGCGCCCCGGTCTCGGACAGTGTGACCGGCGGCTTCAGCCACCACTTCGCCCCGGAGCGCACCATCGAACTGCGGCCGTCGCGGGCGGCGGCGGGCCGCGCGGTGTACGAGGGGATAGGCATGGCCGAGGCGGTCGGCGGGCTGCGGGGAGTGCTGCGGGACGCGCGGCTCCCGGTGCCGGACGGGTACGGGGAGACCGTCGCGTATCCGGCTGTCGCCGCCGGAGCGGAGCTGACGCAGCGTCATCTGTGGTCGGCCGTCGGCTCCTTCCTGCCGGAGGGCAGTGTGCTCGTCGCCGAGCAGGGCACCGCCTTCTACGGTGCCCAGGAAGTGCCGCTGCCCGCGGACGCGCGGTTCGTCGGGCAGCCGCTGTGGGGCTCGATCGGCTACACCCTGCCCGCCACCCTCGGTACCGAACTCGCCGCGCCCGGAAGGCGTTCGGTGCTGGTGATCGGGGACGGCTCCCTCCAGCTCACCGCGCAGGAGCTGGGCACCATGGCCCGGTACGGCGCGGCCCCGGTGATCGTGGTCGTCAACAACGACGGCTACACGGTCGAACGGGCCATCCACGGCGCCACCGCCTCCTACAACGACATCGCCGCCTGGGACTACACGGCCCTGCCCGCAGCCTTCGGCGCGGGCCCCGGCACGGTCGCGGTACGGGTGACGACCCCCGCCGAACTGGCCGACGCGCTCGCCCTCGCCGCCCGTACACCGGACGAACTGGTGCTGATCGAGGCGGTGCTGCCGCGCGAGGACGCGCCCGAACTGCTCACGGCGCTGGCGGAGCGGTTCGCC
- a CDS encoding MarR family winged helix-turn-helix transcriptional regulator, which produces MLDPNRPDAFDRDFTLFYFAYRAFTGAADEALTEHGMGRAHHRILTFLAYSPGMSVGELCRTLQLTKQAINGPLRKLTEERMVRMTPGAQDRRRKELHLTDRGAELERKLHERQRALFAAALEEAGPEAAEGWRTMLAPLAGQDWTAFTTSVAERRASRQP; this is translated from the coding sequence ATGCTTGACCCTAATCGTCCGGACGCCTTCGACCGCGACTTCACCCTCTTCTACTTCGCCTACCGCGCGTTCACCGGAGCGGCCGACGAGGCCCTCACCGAACACGGCATGGGCCGGGCCCACCACCGCATCCTGACCTTCCTCGCGTACTCCCCCGGCATGAGCGTCGGCGAGCTGTGCCGGACGCTCCAGCTCACCAAGCAGGCCATCAACGGGCCGCTGCGCAAGCTCACCGAGGAGCGGATGGTGCGGATGACACCCGGGGCGCAGGACCGGCGCCGCAAGGAACTCCACCTCACCGACCGCGGCGCGGAACTCGAACGCAAGCTGCACGAACGCCAACGGGCCCTGTTCGCGGCGGCCCTGGAGGAAGCGGGCCCGGAGGCGGCCGAGGGCTGGCGGACGATGCTGGCCCCCCTGGCCGGCCAGGACTGGACGGCGTTCACCACCTCCGTGGCCGAACGACGCGCGTCCCGGCAGCCGTAG
- a CDS encoding L,D-transpeptidase family protein, translating to MRKGQAVAAGLLVVAVTAGCKTVVITPSGGYSPTAAPPQSHTPQRAEARPARTPAQAPPKRPRPTKPRKPARPAKHARGPAKTVLAQGSRGPRVRALQARLAQLSQFHRKPTGFYGRHTAASVSAFQRKYGLRRTGTLDKATWSTLRALTRPPTRAEMYPSTSRPVAAPDRRCLRGRVLCVSKRSNTLAWMVDGQVRSTMDVRFGAQYTPTREGTFRISLKSRRHVSSIYHTPMPYAMFFSGGQAVHFSPDFAARGYRGASHGCVNVRDKNKIAALFQQVRLGDKVVIYK from the coding sequence GTGCGCAAGGGACAGGCGGTGGCCGCGGGGCTGCTGGTGGTGGCCGTGACGGCCGGCTGCAAGACGGTGGTGATCACGCCGTCCGGCGGTTACTCGCCCACGGCCGCGCCCCCGCAGAGCCATACGCCCCAGCGCGCGGAAGCACGGCCGGCGCGCACCCCCGCCCAGGCGCCCCCCAAACGGCCCCGCCCCACCAAGCCGAGGAAGCCCGCCAGACCCGCCAAGCACGCGCGCGGCCCCGCGAAGACCGTCCTCGCCCAGGGCTCCCGCGGCCCCCGGGTCCGCGCGCTCCAGGCCCGGCTGGCGCAGCTGTCGCAATTCCACCGGAAGCCCACCGGTTTCTACGGCCGGCACACCGCCGCCTCCGTCTCGGCCTTCCAGCGCAAGTACGGCCTGCGCCGCACCGGCACCCTCGACAAGGCGACCTGGAGCACCCTGCGCGCACTCACCCGCCCGCCCACCCGCGCCGAGATGTACCCGTCCACCAGCAGGCCGGTCGCCGCCCCCGACCGCCGCTGCCTGCGGGGCCGGGTCCTGTGCGTCAGCAAGCGGAGCAACACCCTCGCGTGGATGGTGGACGGCCAGGTGCGCTCCACGATGGACGTCCGGTTCGGCGCGCAGTACACACCCACCCGTGAGGGCACGTTCCGGATCAGCCTCAAGAGCCGCCGCCACGTCTCGTCGATCTACCACACGCCCATGCCGTACGCGATGTTCTTCAGCGGCGGCCAGGCCGTCCACTTCTCCCCGGACTTCGCCGCCCGCGGCTACCGCGGCGCCTCCCACGGCTGCGTGAACGTACGCGACAAGAACAAGATCGCCGCCCTGTTCCAGCAGGTCAGACTGGGCGACAAGGTGGTCATCTACAAGTAG
- a CDS encoding RNA polymerase sigma factor: MRGDDIQPDDGRLTVAVQAAQDGDEAAFRTVYRAVHPRIVGYVRTLVGDADAEDVASEAWLQITRDLSRFSGDADRFRGWAARIARNRALDHLRMRGRRPAVGGDETELADKPGASDTADEAMEALGTGRTFRLISRLPQDQAEAVVLRVVVGLDAKSAAGVLGKRPGAVRTAAHRGLRRLADLLGDGGEDGGDTASGRGGGRGKGGGPLGGSLGEVPAQGIARGEGAAESYVPGVTETAARTQKDM, from the coding sequence GTGCGAGGGGACGACATTCAGCCGGACGACGGCCGGCTGACGGTCGCCGTACAGGCGGCACAGGACGGAGACGAGGCGGCGTTCCGTACCGTCTACCGCGCCGTGCATCCCCGGATTGTCGGATATGTACGGACCTTGGTGGGAGACGCTGACGCCGAGGACGTCGCCTCCGAGGCCTGGCTCCAGATCACCCGCGACCTGTCCCGCTTCAGCGGCGACGCCGACCGCTTCCGCGGCTGGGCCGCGCGGATAGCCCGCAACCGGGCCCTGGACCACCTGCGGATGCGCGGCCGCCGCCCCGCGGTCGGCGGCGACGAAACCGAACTCGCCGACAAACCGGGCGCATCGGATACCGCCGACGAGGCCATGGAAGCCCTCGGCACCGGCCGCACCTTCCGTCTCATCTCCCGGCTCCCGCAGGACCAGGCCGAAGCCGTCGTGCTACGGGTGGTGGTGGGCCTGGACGCGAAGAGCGCGGCCGGGGTGCTGGGCAAACGGCCCGGCGCGGTACGCACCGCCGCGCACCGCGGACTGCGGCGGCTGGCCGACCTGCTCGGCGACGGCGGCGAGGACGGCGGCGACACCGCGTCCGGCCGCGGCGGCGGCCGGGGCAAGGGCGGCGGACCCCTGGGAGGTTCCCTGGGCGAGGTGCCCGCACAGGGCATCGCACGGGGTGAGGGCGCGGCGGAATCGTACGTACCGGGTGTGACGGAAACGGCCGCACGAACGCAGAAGGACATGTGA
- a CDS encoding beta-N-acetylhexosaminidase, whose translation MRTGKLAATITAGVTAALIALAAAGCSDGGTPRGSGSGGRTPSAAPTPTWDPVQGPPRTVPAVQKFSAAEGRGWRPTKQARVVVPAGEKSPVADEAKRFAQELGGLRTVWGKQTVRPGDVELKLSPGDGAGRADNAPVYDTADEAYTLTARGTRLTLTAPTDAGIFNGTRTVLQSVRTSGGVPEGTVEDRPDRAQRGFMLDIARKHFDAGWIEDRIRDLAGLKLNQLQLHFSDDQAFRIESEKHPEIVSADHLTKDQVRHLVEVARGLHVTVIPEIDSPGHLGAVLRAHPDLQLRTAAGRAERGAMDISQPGAAAIVDDLLREFAPLFPGKHWHLGGDEYRALADRSPAETYPQLARAAREKYGDGGTIEDLATGWLNDRDKTVRAAGARHVEAWNDGYFPDTDVEPDPGRTVAYWTGKEIGAREPGAYLRENRKVINLNDEYLYYVLGEPNNMPYPTGERIYRQWTPGVLRGTEPVPESSSGPDRVLGARFAVWCDLADEQTPQQVADGIRMPLRALAQKVWDRREPALSWQDFKKLANQV comes from the coding sequence ATGAGGACCGGAAAACTGGCCGCGACGATCACGGCGGGGGTGACGGCCGCCCTCATCGCCCTGGCCGCCGCGGGCTGCTCGGACGGCGGCACTCCGCGGGGAAGCGGGAGCGGCGGCCGTACCCCCTCCGCCGCGCCCACCCCCACCTGGGACCCGGTGCAGGGACCGCCGCGCACCGTGCCCGCCGTACAGAAGTTCAGCGCTGCTGAGGGGCGCGGCTGGCGGCCCACCAAGCAGGCCCGCGTCGTGGTGCCCGCGGGCGAGAAGAGCCCGGTCGCCGACGAGGCCAAGCGGTTCGCCCAGGAGCTGGGCGGCCTGCGGACGGTCTGGGGGAAGCAGACCGTACGGCCGGGCGACGTCGAGCTGAAGCTGTCGCCCGGCGACGGGGCCGGACGCGCCGACAACGCCCCCGTGTACGACACCGCCGACGAGGCCTACACCCTGACCGCCCGCGGCACCCGCCTGACCCTCACCGCCCCCACCGACGCCGGGATCTTCAACGGCACCCGTACCGTCCTGCAGTCCGTACGGACCTCCGGCGGCGTCCCCGAAGGCACCGTCGAGGACCGCCCCGACCGCGCCCAGCGCGGCTTCATGCTGGACATCGCGCGCAAGCACTTCGACGCCGGGTGGATCGAGGACCGCATCCGCGACCTGGCGGGCCTCAAGCTCAACCAGCTCCAGCTGCACTTCTCCGACGACCAGGCCTTCCGCATCGAGAGCGAGAAGCACCCCGAGATCGTCTCCGCGGACCACCTGACCAAGGACCAGGTCCGCCACCTGGTCGAGGTGGCCCGCGGGCTGCACGTCACCGTCATCCCGGAGATCGACTCGCCCGGCCACCTGGGCGCGGTGCTGCGCGCCCACCCGGACCTCCAGCTGCGCACCGCCGCCGGGCGCGCCGAGCGCGGCGCCATGGACATCTCGCAGCCGGGGGCCGCCGCGATCGTGGACGACCTGCTGCGCGAGTTCGCCCCGCTCTTTCCCGGGAAGCACTGGCACCTCGGCGGTGATGAGTACCGGGCGCTGGCCGACCGGTCGCCCGCCGAGACCTATCCGCAGCTGGCCCGCGCCGCCCGGGAGAAGTACGGGGACGGCGGCACCATCGAGGACCTGGCCACCGGCTGGCTCAACGACCGGGACAAGACCGTGCGCGCGGCCGGTGCCCGGCATGTCGAGGCGTGGAACGACGGCTACTTCCCGGACACGGACGTCGAGCCCGACCCCGGCCGCACCGTCGCCTACTGGACGGGCAAGGAGATCGGCGCCCGCGAGCCGGGCGCCTACCTGCGCGAGAACCGCAAGGTGATCAACCTCAACGACGAGTACCTCTATTACGTCCTCGGCGAGCCCAACAACATGCCGTATCCGACCGGCGAGCGGATCTACAGGCAGTGGACCCCCGGGGTGCTGCGCGGCACCGAGCCCGTACCGGAGTCGTCGTCCGGGCCCGACCGGGTACTGGGGGCGCGCTTCGCGGTGTGGTGCGACCTGGCCGATGAGCAGACGCCGCAGCAGGTCGCCGACGGCATCCGGATGCCGCTGCGCGCGCTGGCGCAGAAGGTCTGGGATCGCCGCGAGCCGGCCCTGTCCTGGCAGGACTTCAAGAAGCTGGCCAACCAGGTCTGA
- a CDS encoding 2-oxo-4-hydroxy-4-carboxy-5-ureidoimidazoline decarboxylase — MQPSDTPAAPPTPLRAPRPATPSRTIPPAPSPPSGATARPRTAGLARLNAAATDVAEAALLRCCASRRWARRLAAHRPYPDLDALLAAADEAGYDLTPDDLDEALAGESVSPRPLVGARGPGTLAAHTALRAAQAEYERRFRHAFVICLDGFRDTEVLNAVLTAIHDRLGNEPEEERAVTADELRRIVRGRLAHLAASRA, encoded by the coding sequence ATGCAGCCCAGCGATACCCCGGCCGCCCCGCCGACACCGCTGCGCGCTCCCCGGCCCGCCACGCCCTCCCGGACGATCCCGCCGGCGCCGTCACCGCCGTCCGGCGCCACCGCCCGGCCCCGTACAGCCGGCCTGGCACGGCTGAACGCCGCGGCCACCGACGTCGCCGAGGCCGCCCTGCTGCGCTGCTGCGCCAGCCGCCGCTGGGCCCGCCGCCTGGCCGCGCACCGACCGTACCCCGACCTGGACGCCCTGCTGGCCGCAGCCGACGAGGCCGGCTACGACCTGACGCCGGACGACCTGGACGAGGCGCTGGCCGGGGAGTCCGTCTCGCCGCGCCCGCTGGTCGGCGCGCGCGGGCCGGGCACGCTCGCGGCACACACCGCGCTGCGCGCGGCACAGGCCGAGTACGAGCGCCGGTTCCGGCACGCCTTCGTCATCTGCCTGGACGGCTTCCGCGACACCGAAGTGCTGAACGCGGTGCTCACCGCGATCCACGACCGGCTCGGGAACGAGCCCGAGGAAGAGCGGGCCGTCACCGCCGACGAGCTGCGCCGGATCGTCCGCGGTCGGCTGGCCCACCTCGCGGCGTCCCGGGCCTGA